The Salvelinus fontinalis isolate EN_2023a chromosome 9, ASM2944872v1, whole genome shotgun sequence genome has a window encoding:
- the calml4b gene encoding calmodulin-like protein 4 isoform X2 — protein sequence MAKFLTQDQINDKCGELDFSTFLTMMHQQIQQEDPRAEILEAMRMTDKQKKGYILSSELRAKLTGLGEKLTDKEVDELLKETGVGPDGCVHYEEFAKTMTLPSTNC from the exons ATG GCAAAGTTCCTGACTCAAGACCAAATAAATG ATAAGTGCGGAGAGCTGGACTTCTCCACCTTCCTGACCATGATGCATCAGCAGATCCAGCAGGAGGACCCCAGAGCAGAGATTCTGGAGGCCATGAGGATGACGGACAAGCAGAAGAAGGGCTACATCCTGTCCTCGGAGCTCCGGGCCAAGCTCACCGGGCTGGGAGAGAAGCTCACTGATAAAGAAG TTGACGAGCTGCTGAAAGAGACTGGTGTGGGACCAGACGGATGTGTCCACTACGAGGAGTTTGCCAAAACAATGACCCTTCCTTCTACAAACTGCTGA
- the calml4b gene encoding calmodulin-like protein 4 isoform X1: MAKFLTQDQINEFKECFSLYDKKHKGKIEAKDLIIVMRCLGVSPTFIEVDRHLQLSKIDKCGELDFSTFLTMMHQQIQQEDPRAEILEAMRMTDKQKKGYILSSELRAKLTGLGEKLTDKEVDELLKETGVGPDGCVHYEEFAKTMTLPSTNC, from the exons ATG GCAAAGTTCCTGACTCAAGACCAAATAAATG AATTCAAGGAATGCTTTTCACTCTATGACAAGAAGCACAAGGGTAAAATTGAGGCCAAGGACCTGATTATAGTCATGCGCTGCTTGGGGGTCAGCCCCACTTTCATTGAGGTGGACAGACACCTGCAACTCTCCAAGATTG ATAAGTGCGGAGAGCTGGACTTCTCCACCTTCCTGACCATGATGCATCAGCAGATCCAGCAGGAGGACCCCAGAGCAGAGATTCTGGAGGCCATGAGGATGACGGACAAGCAGAAGAAGGGCTACATCCTGTCCTCGGAGCTCCGGGCCAAGCTCACCGGGCTGGGAGAGAAGCTCACTGATAAAGAAG TTGACGAGCTGCTGAAAGAGACTGGTGTGGGACCAGACGGATGTGTCCACTACGAGGAGTTTGCCAAAACAATGACCCTTCCTTCTACAAACTGCTGA
- the cln6b gene encoding ceroid-lipofuscinosis neuronal protein 6 homolog, with translation MHASMRKRQSYAMQSSTFLSRHGSRDMESSLLKPKFHLDLWVSFTIQNWLLDFGRPIVMIILPLEWFPLNRPSAGDYFHMAYNIITPFLLLKLIERSPKTLPHSAVYLCIITFVMGASIHLVGDSINHRLLLSGYQLHLSVRENPIIKNLQPASLIDSFELLYYYDEKLGHSMWYVPFFLILFLYFTGCFTHIKEEKRMPLAAWFLLAPSAVYYWYLITEGQIFILFIFTFFAMTATVMHQKRKGFVPDSNGLFLLYSFSIALGLVSVWVACLWSDQVLRKKYRGVIYIPEPWAFYTLHIRDKGASA, from the exons ATGCACGCATCAATGCGGAAACGGCAGAGCTATGCTATGCAGTCGTCAACTTTTCTCTCTAG GCATGGGTCCAGAGACATGGAATCATCTCTGCTGAAGCCCAAGTTCCACCTGGACCTGTGGGTCAGTTTCACCATCCAGAACTGGCTGCTGGACTTCGGGAGGCCCATTGTCATG ATCATCCTCCCTCTAGAGTGGTTCCCCCTGAACAGACCCAGTGCTGGGGACTACTTCCACATGGCTTACAACATCATCACACCCTTCCTGCTTCTCAAG cTGATCGAGCGTAGCCCCAAGACCCTGCCCCACTCCGCCGTGTACCTGTGCATCATCACCTTTGTGATGGGCGCCAGCATCCACCTGGTGGGTGACTCCATTAACCACCGCCTCCTGTTGAGTGGCTACCAGCTCCACTTGTCTGTCAGAGAGAATCCCATCATCAAGAACCTCCAGCCTGCCTCTCTG ATAGATTCATTTGAGCTACTTTACTATTATGATGAAAAGCTTGGCCATTCTATGTG GTATGTTCCcttcttcctcatcctcttcctctactTCACTGGTTGCTTCACACACATCAAGGAGGAGAAGAGAATGCCGCTCGCTGCTTGGTTTCTTCTCGCTCCCAGCGCCGTCTACTATTG GTACCTGATCACAGAGGGCCAGATCTTCATCCTCTTCATCTTCACCTTCTTCGCCATGACGGCCACAGTGATGCACCAGAAACGTAAAGGCTTTGTCCCCGATAGCAATGGGCTCTTCCTGCTCTACag TTTCTCCATCGCCCTGGGTCTGGTCAGCGTCTGGGTGGCTTGTCTCTGGAGCGACCAGGTCCTCCGCAAGAAATACCGCGGGGTCATCTACATACCGGAGCCTTGGGCCTTCTACACTCTGCACATCAGAGACAAGGGGGCATCAGCTTGA